One genomic region from Acidobacteriota bacterium encodes:
- a CDS encoding M1 family aminopeptidase gives MTRLDLEVRVDPSGHRLMAQGRMLARWPGRAPNHRLVLAFPRANGEFHDASVPAPAALAFSPDRRNLEVEFEEPVPPGGQVEVEFSFRSLPRRLPAADSFAVSERAAVANAGDLWYPYPQGGSFEAPGQLTLQVPPDWRAVATGRLLDKKDSRNGTQGTVWRWQIDADQGRSFAAGELALQRLRRGGLTIDILYPREEISNPLRLARWLEALLRPLQERFGTFPWSPYKVALLPSDTTSVGGAPAHGMFVASAAASRSPEVFEVVFAHESAHAWWWFKVRPEADTALLLSEGLAQYGYLLSLEARQGKSAALSFLNEGLPPLPSVSARGYGEMWRQGRDRPLDKVRGGTPGDDNFRLAWIKGAWVLHMLRRRVGDEVFFQVLRTVLEKFENQRLSLEDLRREFARSSPPQARFQRFWTQWMTRTGMPVLEVESRTAEGREPCRATVRQHTVPYDLDVDIEIRTSSSRRNIRRRIDSRVEAFSFSCPREPFQIRLDPRGELLIWRDAWGSPPG, from the coding sequence ATGACCCGCCTCGACCTGGAGGTGCGAGTTGACCCATCCGGGCATCGGCTGATGGCGCAGGGACGAATGCTGGCGAGGTGGCCGGGAAGGGCTCCCAACCATCGGCTTGTGCTGGCCTTCCCGCGGGCGAACGGCGAGTTTCACGACGCTTCCGTTCCCGCGCCGGCCGCCTTGGCCTTCTCCCCCGATCGGCGCAATCTGGAAGTGGAATTTGAAGAGCCGGTACCTCCGGGCGGGCAGGTCGAGGTCGAGTTCTCCTTTCGCAGCCTGCCCCGCCGACTTCCCGCCGCCGACAGCTTTGCGGTATCGGAGAGGGCGGCAGTGGCCAATGCCGGCGACCTCTGGTATCCCTACCCTCAGGGCGGATCTTTCGAGGCTCCAGGACAGCTCACGCTGCAAGTTCCGCCGGACTGGAGAGCGGTGGCTACCGGTCGGCTGCTGGACAAGAAGGACAGCAGGAACGGCACGCAAGGAACGGTTTGGCGTTGGCAGATAGACGCTGATCAGGGCCGATCCTTTGCGGCTGGAGAACTGGCCTTGCAGCGTCTGCGGAGAGGCGGACTGACCATCGACATCCTCTATCCCCGAGAGGAGATCTCCAACCCATTGCGCCTGGCCCGCTGGCTGGAGGCGCTGCTGCGGCCCTTGCAGGAGCGTTTTGGAACCTTCCCCTGGAGTCCCTACAAGGTGGCGCTGCTGCCCTCGGACACCACTTCGGTGGGCGGGGCTCCGGCCCACGGGATGTTTGTTGCCAGCGCCGCCGCCAGCCGCTCACCTGAAGTCTTTGAAGTCGTCTTCGCCCACGAATCGGCCCATGCCTGGTGGTGGTTCAAAGTGCGTCCCGAGGCCGATACTGCTCTGTTGCTGAGCGAGGGGCTGGCGCAGTACGGCTACCTGCTCAGCCTGGAAGCACGCCAGGGCAAGTCGGCGGCCTTGTCCTTTCTCAATGAAGGCTTGCCGCCGCTGCCCTCGGTTTCGGCCCGCGGCTACGGAGAGATGTGGCGGCAGGGCAGGGACCGTCCTCTGGATAAAGTGCGGGGCGGAACTCCGGGCGACGACAATTTCAGGCTGGCCTGGATCAAGGGCGCCTGGGTGCTGCACATGCTGCGCCGGCGTGTCGGCGACGAAGTCTTCTTCCAGGTTCTCAGGACTGTGCTGGAGAAGTTCGAGAACCAGAGGTTGAGCCTGGAGGACTTGCGCCGCGAGTTCGCCCGCTCCAGTCCGCCGCAGGCCCGCTTCCAGCGCTTCTGGACCCAGTGGATGACGCGGACGGGAATGCCGGTCTTAGAGGTCGAGTCGAGGACGGCCGAGGGCCGGGAGCCCTGCCGGGCTACCGTGCGCCAGCACACCGTACCCTATGACCTCGACGTGGACATCGAGATCCGCACATCCTCCAGCAGGCGGAACATACGCCGCCGAATCGACAGCCGGGTCGAAGCCTTTTCCTTCTCTTGTCCCCGAGAGCCCTTCCAGATTCGGCTGGATCCCCGAGGCGAGTTGCTGATCTGGCGGGACGCCTGGGGCTCTCCCCCAGGCTAG
- a CDS encoding CehA/McbA family metallohydrolase — translation MSESEEALAVRLLTVDAESGAATPARLEVRGEEGTFYVAEDALRVGPDQLINHGDEPPSTPELQEHLSRLSRRINNLYMRSEQFYCAGGCQVRLPRGRYRVRAFKGLEYRVAEQELAVDGSQPASLELRLSRWVNMPQQGWYSADDHLHIPRPLAALNSHIVTWMQAEDLHVANLLQWGHSRHFHNAVQYAHGEAGHYQSEGHILASGQENPRTPFLGHTIMLGTREPIYQSKHYLVYRHSFEEGRRQGTVNGYAHQGTIFHAQNGLALDLPTGLIDFLEVLQFNTVDYSVWYTALNSGFRLVPLAGTDYPVGPIPGWERFYAEVEGELTFESWLEAVRQGRVFVTNGPMLSLRVEDRGMGQELLLPEPGPVRIEGSVRFNGQRDDVERLELVENGLVVETFLPQAEEGEIGFSLTRPVEQAGWLALRASGLKSDAWVPPMLMRQAPHSGPSGEQEEGWAVAPALAHSAPVYVNIRGLPSLTEKESAREMMWVWLSRLRDLEHTLRHRLHELADDESDPTTDAVRSETLRQNREALLEAVREVEALYLERMRR, via the coding sequence GTGAGCGAGTCTGAAGAGGCGTTGGCTGTTCGCTTGCTGACTGTGGACGCCGAAAGCGGGGCGGCAACCCCGGCGCGACTCGAGGTGCGGGGAGAGGAGGGGACGTTTTATGTGGCCGAAGACGCTCTCAGGGTGGGTCCCGACCAGTTGATCAACCATGGCGATGAGCCTCCGTCCACACCCGAGCTGCAAGAACACCTGAGCCGACTCAGCCGCCGCATCAACAACCTCTACATGCGCAGCGAGCAATTCTATTGCGCCGGAGGCTGTCAAGTGAGGCTCCCCCGGGGACGCTACCGGGTGAGAGCCTTCAAAGGCCTCGAATACCGGGTGGCTGAGCAAGAGTTGGCGGTGGACGGCAGCCAACCGGCCAGCCTCGAGCTGAGGCTTTCGCGCTGGGTCAACATGCCGCAGCAAGGCTGGTACAGTGCCGACGATCACCTCCACATCCCGCGCCCGCTGGCCGCCCTCAACTCCCACATCGTCACCTGGATGCAGGCCGAAGACCTGCATGTCGCGAATCTGCTCCAGTGGGGACATTCCCGCCACTTCCACAACGCCGTCCAGTACGCCCACGGCGAGGCCGGACACTACCAGTCAGAGGGCCATATCCTGGCCTCGGGACAAGAAAATCCGCGTACTCCCTTCCTGGGTCATACCATCATGCTGGGGACCCGCGAGCCCATCTATCAGTCAAAGCACTACCTGGTCTACCGCCACTCCTTCGAAGAGGGGCGCCGCCAGGGCACCGTCAACGGCTACGCTCACCAGGGCACCATTTTTCACGCCCAGAACGGACTGGCTCTGGACCTGCCCACGGGACTGATCGATTTCCTGGAGGTGCTGCAGTTCAACACGGTCGACTACTCGGTCTGGTACACGGCGCTCAACTCGGGTTTCCGCCTGGTTCCCCTGGCCGGGACCGATTACCCGGTGGGACCCATTCCGGGATGGGAGCGGTTCTACGCCGAGGTGGAGGGCGAGCTGACTTTCGAGTCCTGGCTTGAAGCGGTCCGGCAAGGCCGGGTCTTCGTCACCAACGGCCCCATGCTGAGCTTGCGCGTGGAGGACCGCGGCATGGGACAGGAACTGCTGTTGCCAGAGCCCGGCCCGGTGCGCATCGAAGGCTCGGTGCGATTCAACGGGCAAAGGGACGATGTCGAGAGACTGGAACTGGTTGAAAACGGCCTGGTCGTCGAAACCTTTCTGCCCCAGGCCGAGGAAGGCGAAATCGGCTTTTCGCTGACCCGGCCTGTCGAACAGGCGGGATGGCTGGCCCTCAGGGCCTCGGGACTTAAGAGCGATGCCTGGGTACCCCCCATGCTCATGCGCCAGGCGCCTCATTCAGGGCCTTCGGGAGAGCAAGAGGAAGGGTGGGCTGTCGCCCCCGCGCTGGCCCATTCGGCGCCCGTCTACGTCAACATCCGGGGCCTGCCTTCGCTGACTGAAAAGGAATCGGCGCGAGAGATGATGTGGGTCTGGCTTTCGCGCCTGAGAGACCTCGAGCACACCCTCAGGCATCGGCTTCACGAACTGGCCGACGACGAAAGCGACCCCACCACCGACGCCGTCCGCAGCGAAACCCTGCGCCAAAACCGCGAGGCTCTGCTGGAAGCCGTCCGCGAGGTGGAAGCGCTCTACCTGGAACGCATGAGACGATGA
- a CDS encoding FtsQ-type POTRA domain-containing protein — MAKAKKSTSARSRWKQWRAQAPARLATGLKTVLSALAVAVVGLFLYQSWASPSGRPYFALEHVRFQGLERVDPAYLRGLLQDSARGNILHVDLDQVRRQVESATWVESAVVRRRLPDELVISVRERTAGAVAQVGDEILLVDRHGVLLDPYDPKFELDVPIVVGLSRGGQNARLMKRYWTVVEDLRSGETDYTRHISDIDVSRPQVAVTSIDERVSVILGEKDFNKRFRIFLSQVEKVREARRQHGAIQEVDVSFPNRLIIRTARQGQPEVALSR; from the coding sequence TTGGCTAAGGCGAAAAAGTCTACATCGGCACGCTCCCGCTGGAAGCAGTGGCGCGCCCAGGCCCCCGCCAGGCTGGCCACCGGCTTGAAGACCGTCCTCTCGGCTTTGGCCGTGGCCGTGGTGGGCTTATTCCTCTACCAGTCCTGGGCTTCGCCCAGCGGACGTCCTTATTTCGCCCTCGAGCACGTGCGTTTCCAGGGCCTGGAGCGGGTCGACCCGGCTTACCTGAGGGGATTGCTGCAAGACTCGGCCCGGGGAAACATCCTCCACGTCGACCTCGACCAGGTGCGCCGACAGGTGGAATCGGCCACCTGGGTCGAAAGCGCCGTGGTGCGGCGCAGACTGCCCGACGAGTTGGTGATCAGCGTGCGCGAACGCACGGCCGGCGCCGTGGCCCAGGTGGGCGACGAGATCCTGCTGGTCGACCGCCACGGAGTCCTGCTCGATCCCTATGACCCCAAGTTCGAACTCGACGTGCCCATCGTCGTAGGGCTGAGCAGGGGGGGGCAAAACGCCCGCCTTATGAAACGCTACTGGACGGTGGTGGAAGATCTGCGCTCAGGTGAGACCGATTACACCCGCCACATCTCCGACATCGACGTCAGCCGGCCCCAGGTGGCGGTCACTTCCATCGATGAGCGGGTTTCGGTGATTCTGGGAGAGAAAGACTTCAACAAGCGCTTCCGTATCTTCCTCTCGCAGGTCGAGAAAGTGCGGGAGGCCCGCCGCCAGCACGGCGCCATTCAGGAAGTCGACGTCAGTTTTCCTAACCGCCTCATCATACGTACCGCCCGTCAGGGCCAACCCGAAGTCGCGCTGTCGCGTTGA
- the ftsZ gene encoding cell division protein FtsZ, producing the protein MSTFPFQEQDPDFDQDDAQAAEPDGQPTPETSQEAESPGLKAPEEGREAPSDQPQDESEAPRRGQIRVEEPVKLSLEEGLSGGARIKVVGIGGGGCNAVNRMIESGIEGVEFIAANTDVQALRQTLAPIKIQLGEKLTKGLGAGSNPEIGRQAALEDTDKLIELLDDADMVFVTVGLGGGTGTGGAPIVASLATELSALTVAVVTKPFNFEGRKRAQQCEQGLRDLQECADTVITIPNERLLTTVPAGTTLADSFKFADDVLRQAVQGISDLITVPGVINLDFADVKTIMTGMGMALMGTGIASGEDRALEAARKAINSPLLEDTSIEGARGVLINITGSSNLTLHEVSEASRLIQESAHPDAHIIFGSVFNDRMGDDLKITVIATGYEDSEEDSPRADGEVVERRLGPPQRSDSEKQAKAEALRKHFDRPLEEDSDLDVPTYFRQRQE; encoded by the coding sequence ATGTCTACATTTCCTTTCCAAGAACAAGATCCCGACTTCGATCAGGATGATGCCCAAGCGGCCGAACCTGACGGTCAACCGACGCCTGAAACCTCGCAAGAGGCGGAAAGCCCTGGCCTGAAGGCGCCCGAAGAGGGCCGGGAAGCGCCTTCCGATCAGCCGCAAGATGAGTCCGAAGCTCCCCGGCGCGGACAGATTCGGGTGGAGGAACCGGTCAAGCTCTCCCTCGAGGAAGGACTCTCGGGCGGAGCCCGCATCAAGGTGGTGGGTATCGGCGGAGGCGGCTGCAATGCCGTCAACCGCATGATCGAGTCCGGCATCGAAGGCGTCGAGTTCATCGCCGCCAACACCGACGTTCAGGCCCTGCGCCAGACCCTGGCTCCCATCAAGATACAACTGGGCGAGAAGCTCACCAAGGGACTGGGCGCCGGATCCAATCCTGAAATCGGACGCCAGGCGGCCCTGGAAGACACCGACAAGCTCATCGAATTGCTGGACGACGCCGACATGGTCTTCGTCACCGTGGGACTGGGCGGCGGGACCGGTACCGGAGGCGCGCCCATCGTGGCCAGCCTGGCCACAGAGCTGAGCGCTCTCACCGTGGCCGTCGTCACCAAGCCCTTCAACTTCGAAGGACGCAAGCGCGCCCAGCAATGCGAACAGGGCCTGCGCGACCTCCAGGAATGCGCCGACACCGTCATCACCATTCCCAACGAACGCCTGCTCACCACCGTCCCGGCCGGCACCACCCTGGCCGACAGCTTCAAGTTCGCCGACGACGTACTGCGCCAGGCCGTGCAGGGCATCTCCGATCTGATCACCGTACCCGGCGTCATCAACCTCGACTTCGCCGACGTCAAGACCATCATGACCGGCATGGGCATGGCCCTCATGGGGACCGGCATCGCCAGCGGCGAGGACCGGGCTCTGGAGGCCGCCCGCAAGGCCATCAATTCGCCCCTTCTCGAGGACACCAGCATAGAGGGCGCCCGCGGCGTGCTCATCAACATCACCGGTTCTTCCAACCTCACCCTCCACGAGGTCAGCGAGGCTTCCCGCCTGATCCAGGAATCGGCTCATCCCGACGCCCACATCATTTTCGGCTCGGTCTTCAACGACCGCATGGGAGACGATCTCAAGATCACCGTCATCGCCACCGGCTACGAGGACTCCGAGGAAGACTCTCCCCGCGCCGACGGCGAAGTCGTGGAACGCCGACTGGGCCCGCCCCAGCGCAGCGACTCCGAAAAGCAAGCCAAGGCCGAAGCCCTGCGCAAACACTTCGACCGGCCCCTGGAAGAGGACTCCGACCTCGACGTCCCCACCTACTTCCGCCAACGCCAAGAATAG
- the ftsA gene encoding cell division protein FtsA, translating to MAKQKIITAVDIGTSKVAAVIAEVGEGPIRILGAGWKPSKGVRRGVIVNMGETVECLRQAVEQAEEKAAAPTDGAYVVVGGAYVKGLNSHGTVEIRNRHNEITSDDVVRAVRAAQDFDFEIPENSRVLHVLRRSFGVDGQEGISDPEGMSGRLLTAHVHVVLNASTVVNNIVRALNKINARAETSVAQQVASGQAVLSRDERELGVVLIDIGGGTSDVAVYRQGAIIHSHSFPVGGANITKDIALGLKTTLSEAERLKRSSGSVAPDQVGDGDLVEVEQMGTGHRQALSRQLLCQIVRARFDEILKQIQQDLSQLQLNNEYLTGAVLTGGGSLLEGARERAQEALGMSVRCGFPGNVVGAESDFHHPSYAAVLGLLAYAREVQMQPKRASMALPHSAARAKVKRWLKEKIS from the coding sequence ATGGCCAAACAGAAGATCATAACCGCGGTTGACATCGGCACCAGCAAGGTGGCGGCCGTAATCGCCGAAGTCGGCGAGGGACCCATACGCATCCTGGGCGCCGGATGGAAGCCCTCCAAGGGAGTGCGCCGGGGCGTCATCGTCAACATGGGCGAAACCGTGGAATGCCTGCGCCAGGCCGTGGAGCAGGCCGAGGAAAAAGCCGCCGCCCCCACCGACGGCGCCTACGTGGTGGTGGGCGGAGCCTACGTCAAAGGACTCAACAGTCACGGCACGGTAGAAATCCGCAACCGTCATAACGAGATCACCTCCGACGACGTGGTGCGGGCCGTCAGGGCCGCTCAGGACTTCGACTTCGAAATCCCCGAAAACTCCCGCGTCCTGCATGTCCTGCGCCGCAGCTTCGGCGTCGACGGCCAGGAGGGCATCAGCGATCCCGAAGGCATGAGCGGACGCCTGCTGACGGCCCACGTGCACGTGGTGCTCAACGCCTCCACCGTGGTCAACAACATCGTACGGGCCCTCAACAAGATCAACGCCCGGGCTGAAACCTCGGTGGCCCAGCAAGTGGCTTCGGGACAGGCCGTCCTCAGCCGCGACGAACGCGAGCTGGGCGTGGTTCTGATCGACATCGGCGGAGGCACCAGCGACGTGGCCGTCTACCGCCAGGGGGCCATCATCCATAGCCACTCTTTTCCCGTGGGCGGCGCCAATATCACCAAGGACATCGCCCTGGGGCTCAAAACCACTCTCAGCGAAGCCGAACGGCTCAAGCGTTCCTCGGGAAGCGTGGCGCCCGATCAAGTGGGCGACGGCGACTTGGTCGAGGTGGAACAAATGGGCACGGGCCATAGACAGGCTCTCTCCCGTCAACTGCTCTGTCAGATCGTGCGGGCCCGCTTCGACGAAATTCTCAAACAGATCCAGCAAGACCTGAGCCAATTGCAGCTCAACAACGAGTACCTGACGGGAGCCGTGCTGACGGGAGGCGGGTCGCTGCTCGAAGGCGCCCGGGAACGGGCTCAAGAAGCACTCGGAATGTCCGTCCGCTGCGGGTTTCCCGGCAACGTGGTGGGAGCCGAGAGCGACTTTCATCATCCCTCTTATGCCGCCGTATTAGGACTGCTGGCCTATGCCCGCGAAGTGCAGATGCAACCGAAACGGGCTTCCATGGCGCTTCCCCATTCCGCGGCCCGAGCCAAGGTCAAACGATGGTTGAAAGAGAAAATAAGCTAG
- the murC gene encoding UDP-N-acetylmuramate--L-alanine ligase, which yields MNQHSTNLPPFSFGPYRRFHFIGVGGVGMSGIAEVLLRAGFEVSGSDLNDGPLLHSLRDLGARIAIGHAADNLGEAQVVVLSSAIPESNPERAEARRRGLPRVHRSHLLAELMRYREGITVTGTHGKTTTTSMLACILIEWGADPTVLNGARLPLMQSNARLGQGRLLLAEGDESDRSFLRFFPVHTVVTNIDRDHMEAYRDFDELKQAFLRHMQRIPFYGTVVLCADDPVLAALSENVHTRLITYGLGSRTEAYDSGAGIDCRARKVRFEGLRSSFELLWRGKVQGTVELQVPGRHNVLNSLGALALAMRLGCGFEEARQALARFSGAERRLQSKGERQGVWVVDDYGHHPTEIRATLQALRTLGRRLVVVYQPHRYTRTRDLMEETAVCFDHDGPLFLMDIYAAGQEPIEGVSSQVLAQRIADRRQVTYVAAGDDLQAKLRDTLRPGDVLLTLGAGDVYKVGEEFLG from the coding sequence ATGAACCAGCACTCGACCAACCTTCCGCCCTTCAGCTTCGGCCCCTACCGCCGCTTCCACTTCATCGGCGTCGGCGGCGTCGGCATGAGCGGCATCGCCGAGGTCTTGCTGCGGGCCGGATTCGAAGTCTCAGGATCGGACCTCAACGACGGCCCCCTCCTGCACTCCCTGCGCGATCTGGGAGCCCGCATCGCTATCGGACATGCCGCCGACAACCTGGGAGAAGCACAGGTGGTGGTGCTTTCCAGCGCCATTCCCGAGTCCAATCCCGAGAGGGCCGAGGCCCGCCGCCGGGGACTGCCGCGCGTCCACCGCTCCCATCTGCTCGCCGAACTCATGCGCTATCGCGAAGGCATCACCGTGACCGGCACCCACGGCAAAACCACCACCACCTCGATGCTGGCCTGCATCCTGATCGAATGGGGCGCCGACCCCACCGTCCTCAACGGAGCCCGCCTGCCCCTGATGCAATCCAACGCGAGGTTGGGACAAGGCCGCTTGCTCCTGGCCGAAGGCGACGAGAGCGACCGCTCCTTCCTGCGCTTCTTTCCCGTCCACACCGTGGTCACCAACATCGACCGCGACCACATGGAGGCCTACCGGGACTTCGACGAGCTCAAGCAGGCCTTTCTGCGACACATGCAGCGCATCCCCTTTTACGGAACGGTGGTGCTGTGCGCCGATGATCCGGTTTTGGCGGCCCTCAGCGAAAATGTTCACACCCGCTTGATAACCTATGGCCTAGGGTCCCGCACGGAAGCGTATGACAGCGGGGCCGGCATCGATTGCCGGGCGCGGAAAGTCCGTTTTGAGGGACTCCGCTCCAGCTTCGAGTTGCTTTGGCGAGGCAAGGTTCAGGGAACGGTCGAGTTGCAGGTGCCCGGACGTCACAACGTCCTCAACTCGCTGGGTGCACTGGCCTTGGCGATGCGGTTGGGATGCGGATTTGAAGAGGCCCGCCAGGCCCTTGCCCGCTTCAGCGGCGCCGAGAGGCGCTTGCAGTCCAAGGGCGAGCGGCAAGGCGTGTGGGTGGTGGACGATTACGGCCATCATCCCACCGAAATCCGCGCCACGCTGCAGGCGCTGCGCACGCTGGGACGGCGGCTGGTGGTGGTCTACCAGCCCCACCGCTACACGCGGACGCGGGATTTGATGGAGGAGACGGCCGTTTGCTTCGATCACGACGGCCCCCTGTTTTTGATGGATATCTATGCTGCCGGCCAAGAGCCTATCGAGGGAGTCTCCTCCCAGGTCTTGGCCCAACGCATTGCAGATCGGCGGCAAGTGACTTACGTGGCTGCCGGGGACGATTTGCAGGCCAAGTTGCGCGATACGCTGCGCCCCGGGGATGTCTTGCTGACCCTGGGCGCGGGCGATGTTTATAAAGTAGGAGAAGAGTTCCTTGGCTAA
- a CDS encoding DMT family transporter, giving the protein MSEASASGESRWIFFLLILININFALDFPITKAVLEEVPPAGLLFWRWLFSVIVFLPAAFLDKSPPLEPKKPMSRWKLVTLLLLAGMLAQTISTVLMNTGLTMTLAANLSVLFLTVPVFASLLAALLLDERLRANRVLGLALALLGTALISDIEWQNTEFLGDTYLLGNLLILLSCLGFALGVILTKLLLEKLSYLRVNAYVFSIALLAVIPFAYREDPGFLLKAPDFSWTVWPAFLKIGSAWALAAIGFTWVLSRLEASRTSVSLYLTPVFGVVSSALLLGESITLHMILGLSVTLVGLVLVVYEQQLRNRWKAFRG; this is encoded by the coding sequence ATGAGTGAGGCCTCAGCCTCGGGGGAGTCGCGCTGGATCTTCTTCCTGCTCATCCTCATCAACATCAACTTCGCCCTCGACTTCCCCATCACCAAGGCGGTGCTGGAGGAAGTCCCCCCCGCCGGACTGCTTTTCTGGCGCTGGCTTTTCTCCGTCATCGTCTTCCTTCCGGCCGCTTTTCTCGACAAGAGTCCCCCGCTCGAGCCCAAGAAGCCCATGAGCCGCTGGAAACTGGTCACGCTGCTGCTGCTGGCGGGGATGCTGGCTCAGACCATCTCCACCGTGCTCATGAACACCGGCCTGACCATGACCCTGGCCGCCAACCTTTCGGTGCTTTTTCTAACCGTTCCTGTCTTCGCCTCCTTGCTGGCCGCCCTTTTGCTGGACGAGCGCTTGCGCGCCAACCGCGTCCTGGGCCTGGCCCTGGCATTGCTGGGTACAGCGCTCATCTCAGACATCGAGTGGCAGAACACCGAGTTTTTGGGCGACACCTATCTGCTGGGCAACCTGCTCATTCTGCTTTCCTGCCTGGGATTCGCGCTGGGAGTGATCCTCACCAAGCTGCTGCTGGAAAAGCTCAGCTACCTGCGCGTCAACGCCTACGTCTTTTCCATCGCGCTGCTGGCGGTGATCCCCTTCGCCTACCGCGAGGATCCGGGATTCCTGCTCAAGGCCCCGGACTTCTCCTGGACGGTGTGGCCGGCCTTCCTCAAGATCGGCAGCGCCTGGGCCCTGGCCGCCATCGGCTTCACCTGGGTCCTTTCCCGCCTGGAAGCCAGCCGCACCTCGGTTTCCCTCTACCTGACCCCCGTCTTCGGCGTGGTCAGCTCAGCCCTGCTGCTGGGAGAGTCCATCACCCTGCACATGATCCTGGGCCTGTCGGTGACCCTTGTCGGGCTGGTGCTGGTGGTCTACGAGCAGCAACTGCGCAACAGATGGAAGGCCTTCCGGGGCTAG
- a CDS encoding GWxTD domain-containing protein, translating into MDIRNYRVEGSGGRRSWTALLGVWVLFLSVLPARPGEEGAAQRQEEKVDYYQRWLKEDVAYIITEEEREIFQQLSTDRERDAFIEQFWRRRDESPGSGVNEFRQEHYRRIAYANDHFKSGIDGWATDRGRIYILLGPPDSIERHPTGGRYVRPVDEGGGTTTTVPYEVWSYNYVEHLGRAVEIEFVDPLSSGEYRIARHDSEKDALLYVGGQGQTLGELAGLSSRAGRLRSAHFGRGLGLEGDSPLRESDNPFESLENYFDLRRPPQYRFPDLQGHVQASVSYDSLPLRLRVDRMWMSPERVLAAATIYLPAQEVRFEQAGLWKAEVDLYGAVETLGGRIDYEFEDRLLAHSVGTEGDLAYQKKIPLGPGRYKLTLVARDSHSGKLATAETSIRVPQPPDSLWMSDVVLASRVAPVAPDGALSEAFATRMGLKVYPQPESRFLRGSRMAMAFEVYGFATDSSSGEPDVEWSYALVPGGTSWEEARMHPQRNLGLRHEALTAAYFVTTADLEAGSYTLLLQVRDLISGQFLRRQVPFEVVAASLE; encoded by the coding sequence ATGGATATTCGAAACTACCGCGTGGAGGGCTCAGGCGGGCGCCGGTCTTGGACGGCGTTGCTAGGGGTGTGGGTGCTGTTCTTGAGCGTCCTTCCGGCCCGTCCTGGGGAAGAGGGGGCAGCTCAGCGGCAGGAAGAGAAGGTCGACTACTACCAGCGCTGGCTGAAAGAGGACGTGGCCTACATCATCACCGAAGAGGAACGTGAGATCTTTCAGCAACTGAGCACCGACCGGGAGCGCGACGCTTTTATCGAGCAGTTCTGGAGGCGTCGCGACGAGAGTCCGGGCTCGGGAGTCAACGAGTTCCGCCAGGAGCACTACCGGCGCATCGCCTACGCCAACGATCACTTCAAGTCGGGCATCGACGGATGGGCCACCGACCGGGGACGCATCTACATCCTCCTGGGGCCGCCCGATTCCATCGAACGCCATCCCACCGGTGGACGCTACGTGCGTCCTGTGGACGAAGGAGGCGGCACCACCACCACCGTGCCTTACGAGGTGTGGAGCTACAACTACGTGGAACACCTGGGGCGGGCGGTGGAGATCGAATTCGTGGATCCCCTGAGCAGCGGCGAATACCGCATCGCCCGCCACGACTCCGAAAAAGACGCCCTGCTTTACGTGGGGGGACAGGGGCAGACCTTGGGCGAGCTGGCGGGCCTGAGCAGCCGGGCCGGGCGCCTCCGCAGCGCCCACTTCGGGCGGGGTCTGGGACTGGAAGGCGACTCCCCCCTCAGGGAGAGCGACAATCCCTTCGAGAGCCTGGAAAACTACTTCGATCTGCGCCGTCCTCCCCAATACCGCTTTCCCGACTTGCAGGGACACGTCCAAGCCAGCGTCAGCTACGACAGCTTGCCCTTGAGGCTGCGGGTCGACCGCATGTGGATGAGTCCCGAGCGCGTGCTGGCCGCCGCCACCATCTACCTTCCCGCCCAGGAGGTGCGCTTTGAGCAGGCCGGACTTTGGAAGGCCGAGGTCGATCTTTACGGCGCGGTCGAGACGCTGGGCGGACGCATCGACTATGAGTTCGAAGACCGCCTGCTGGCTCATTCGGTGGGGACCGAGGGGGATCTGGCTTATCAGAAGAAGATCCCGCTGGGACCGGGACGCTACAAGTTGACTTTGGTGGCGCGCGATTCTCACAGCGGCAAGCTGGCGACCGCGGAGACCTCCATCCGCGTTCCCCAACCGCCCGATTCGCTGTGGATGAGCGACGTGGTGCTGGCCTCGCGGGTGGCGCCCGTGGCCCCGGACGGCGCATTGAGCGAAGCTTTCGCAACCCGCATGGGACTCAAGGTCTATCCCCAGCCTGAATCGCGCTTCCTGCGCGGCTCGCGCATGGCCATGGCCTTCGAGGTCTACGGTTTCGCCACCGACTCTTCCAGCGGAGAGCCCGATGTGGAATGGAGCTATGCCTTGGTTCCCGGGGGCACGTCCTGGGAGGAGGCGAGGATGCACCCGCAGCGCAACCTGGGACTTCGCCACGAGGCCCTTACGGCAGCCTATTTCGTGACCACCGCCGATCTGGAAGCGGGATCCTACACCCTGCTGCTGCAAGTCCGTGACCTCATCTCAGGCCAGTTCCTTCGCCGCCAAGTGCCCTTTGAGGTGGTGGCGGCAAGCCTCGAATAG